AATTTCTAATTCTTCCTCTGTTGCCACTATAGGCTTTCTACTTATAAGTTTTACAATTGATGTTTTACCACACACGCACATAGGTAACTCTTTTGGGCACTTACAAGGATCATTTAACTCTTTAAATTTATTTTTAACAATTCTATCTTCAAGTGATTGGAATGTAATAACTGCCATTCTTCCTCCGCGATTAAGTCTATGTACTCCATTTTCTATTGCATTATCTAATATTTTTAATTCACCGTTAACTTCAATTCTTATACCCTGAAATGTTCTCTTAGCCGGATGGCCACCTTCTCTCTTATACTTAGCTGGTATAGCTGCATCTACAACATTAACTAGTTCCAGCGTAGTATCAATAGATTTTTCGGCTCTTCTGTCTATAATAAAATTAGCTATTCTTTTAGAAAATTTTTCTTCTCCGTAATTTCTTAAAACCTCTCCGATTTCCTGCTCACTATAATTATTCACCACATCATATGCTGATAAACTTTGGCTTCTATCCATTCTCATATCAAGCCTTGCATCTTTCATGTAGCTAAATCCGCGTTCTGCACTATCTAATTGAAAGGAGGACACCCCTAAATCCATAAGGATACCATCTACTTTTTCTATTTCCAGTTTTTCGAGTATTTCATCAATATTGTAAAAATTATTATGTACATATGTAACATTATTATATTCTTTAAGGTTTTCCTTCGCTGCCCTTAATGCGTCCTCATCTTGATCAATTCCAATTAAGCGTCCCTTTGAAGACAATCTTTTTAAAATTTCTAATGAATGCCCTGCACCTCCTAATGTACAATCAACATAAATTCCATCTTCTTTAATATCTAGCGCATCAAGGCACTCATTTAATAAAACTGGTAAATGCTTAAATTCCATAATTTTTCTCCTTTTATAATCCTATTTCAATCTATATTCCGAGTTCCATCATTTTTTCTGCTATCTCATCAAAATTCATATCCGAGTCATTATATTCATCCCATTTATTTTTAGCCCATATTTCTATCCTAGTTGATACTCCTATACTTACTATTTCCTTTTGTATTGAAGCATATTCACATAAATTTTGTGGTATTAAAGCTCTTCCTTGTTTATCTATTGTTATTTCATTTGCACCCGAGAAGAAAAATCTCACAAAGGCTCTAGCATCTTTACTAGTTAATGGAAGTTTTTTTAGTTTTTCTTCCATTATTGTCCATTCAGGCAAGGTATATATGTATAAACACCCATCTAGACCCTTAGTCAGTATAAATTCATTGCCTAATCCCTCTCGAAATTTGGTGGGGATAATTATTCTGTTTTTACTATCAATGGCATGTTGATATTCACCAATAAACATTTTACTCCCCCACCTTATAACTTTACTCCACTTTAATCCACTTTAAACCATTCTAAACCACTTTTATGTATTATTCTATAGAAAAACGAAAATTCCTTCTTATTTTAGCGAGTTATTATTAATTTTTAAAGATAATTAAATTATTTAATTATTTTACTAGAATATATTTACTAAAAATATACTATTATCCACATGTGAGTTTTCATAAAAACCCCACAGTATTATTTACTTTCTTGATATAGGAACAAATCTAGAGTATAATTTAAAAGGTGTCAATAATTTGAGAGTAAGAAAGGAATGTACATATATATGAAGCTAGGAATTGTAGGTTTACCAAATGTAGGGAAGAGCACATTATTTAATGCAATAACAAAGGCAGGAGCAGAATCTGCTAATTACCCATTTTGTACTATAGAACCAAATGTAGGAGTTGTTAGCGTTCGTGATAAAAGATTAGATGTGCTACAAGCTCTTTATAATAGTAAGAAGGTAATTCATACCGCAATTGAATTTTATGATATAGCAGGCCTTGTAAAAGGAGCCAGCAAAGGAGAGGGACTTGGTAATAAGTTTCTATCCCACATCAGAGAAGTAGAATCTATAGTTCATGTGGTAAGATGCTTTAGTGATGACAACATCATTCACGTTGATGGCAACGTGGATCCACTACGAGATATTGATACAATTAATTTAGAACTTATTTTTTCTGATCTTGATGTATTGGAAAGAAGAATGGAAAAGTCATTGAAACTTGTTCGTTCTGGTGACAAAACAGCAAAAATAGAATTTGAACTTATGGAAAGAATAAAGAACCACCTTGAAGCAAACTCTCCAGTAAGAACATTAGAATTTAACGAGGAAGAATCTGTTTTTGTAAACACCCTTTTCCTAATCACTTCAAAACCAGTATTATATGCTGCAAATATTAGTGAGGAAGATCTAGTGTCTGGTAATTCAGAAAATGCTATGGTTAAAAGTGTTAAGGAATTTGCTGCAAATGAGAATTCAGAAGTAATTATAGTTTGTGCAAGGCTTGAAGAAGAACTATCCACTTTAGAAGAGGATGAAAAAATGGAACTTCTAAGTGAATATGGTCTTGATGAATCAGGTTTAGATAAACTTATTCACGCAAGTTATAAGCTGCTCGGTTTAATGAGCTACTTAACTGCAGGCCCTCAAGAAATAAGAGCATGGACTATAATCAATGGAACTAAAGCTCCAGCTGCTGCTGGTAAAATCCATTCGGATATCGAAAGAGGCTTTATAAGGGCAGAAATAGTTTCCTTTGATAAATTAGTAGAATGTGGCTCTGAAGCCGCCGCTAAGGAAAAAGGCCTTTATAGACTTGAAGGAAAAGAATATATTATGCAAGATGGCGATGTAGTTAACTTCAGATTTAACGTATAGAATTAAAAAAGCAGGACTTGGATATTTAAAATATATCAGTCCTGTTTTTTTAATAGCATTAAATCATCATTTTTTGCTACTATATTTTTTTAATTCCTTGGTAATAGCATTCATTACTTCTTGGGAGTTCACTTCTGAAGTTCCCATTAGCACCTCCATAGCATCTTCTATAGAGGTCATAGTATATATATGAAAATTTCCATTTTTAATTTCTCTCTCAACTTCTGCATTTAAAACCAAGTCATCTGCATTAGATAGTGGTATGACTACACCTTTGCCCACTATTGTATCTATGGCTTTGCAAACTCCAAAAAAACCTTCTATTTTATCATTTACCCCACCTATAGGTTGAACATCACCAAATTGATTTACAGAACCTGTGACAGCAATATTTTGTTTTACAGGTATCTTACTTAAGGCGGAAAGCATACATATTATTTCTGCCACAGAGGCACTATCCCCATCTATTTTGCCGTAAATCTGTTCAAAGCTCAAATGGAAATCCACTGGTAGTTTATTGAATCCACCATTAATAGCACTTATATATCCCTTTAAAATATTAATAGATTTACTATGAATATTTCCGCTTAGATTACTATCCTTTTGAACATCTACAATATTTCCTTCTCCCCTATAGCAACAGCAGGTAATCTTTATTGGCTTGCCAAAACTTAAATATCCAGTATCAATTACTGATAATCCATTCACTTGTCCGATTCTACTATTTTCAACGTCAATGAGCATTTTCTTTTCAGTATAGTTATTTAAAATTTCCTTTTCCATAATATCTTTTTTATAAGCAATTCGGATTATATCTTCTGCACTAATCTCTTGTTTATTTTCTTCGCACACCTTATTGTTTGATAGTGTTAATAACTTACTTATTTCATATTTATCATAATATATTTTTTTTCTACTCTGAGCCTTTCGTGATAATACCTTTGCTACTTCTCTTACTGCTCCACTTGTAAGGCGCTTAAAATCATTTTCACTACAAATATTATTTATCTCAAATATTAAAGAGTTCTTTAAATCATTGTCTATATTCTGCAAGGGACTACATTCTGCTTTTATGGTGAAAATTTTTCTAAAGTCTTCATCATAATTATAAAGCAAGTCGTAAGTTTCATAATCCCCAATAAGAATCACTTTTTCTTTAATGGCTATAGGTTCTGGTTTTATGGTACTTAATGAGACCAGGTCATAATAGCTTCTGTTATAACTCACATCCACTTTCTCTGCTAGCAATGACTTTTTTAAATGATAGTAAGCTGAAGGATTGCTTAGCAGCGTGTTTGTTCTAATAACCAAACAGCCTTCATTTGCTTTTAACATACTACCACTTTTTATTAGTTCTATATTCGTAGTATAAGCCCCATTGTGATTTTCGTATTCTATATTTCCAAGTAAATTTGATAAACTAGGATCCTGTTCAAATATTACAGGTGGACCTACGTTTTTACTATTATCTACAATTACGTTTATGGCATATTTAAATATAATTTCATTTATTTTTTCCTCATCCTCATCAAAGCTTAATGAGTAATTATCTATAAGTTTTTTTTCAATGTTATTGCATACCATATGGAAATAATCTTGAACAACTTTATCCTCACTGAACCTGATTTTACATTCTTCTTTTAAATCATTCATTTCATCTTTATAGTATACTTCCATTATTTGTTTTAGTTTGTCTATGTCTCTTTCTTCAATATTTTTTAATTCTTCTAATATTTCCTTAGCTTTATCTTTCAAAAGGCGTACTGTATCTAAAATACCTTCTTTTTTTTCACTATCTAATATATCATATTCACTTTCAGTCATTTCTTTCCCGCTACTTAAAGGAATGAATGTAAATCCATTGTTAGCAGATTTTATATCGAAGCCTTTGTCTTTAGCCGAATCTATTAGTTTAGCAATTAGTTCATTTCTTTTCTTTTGAATATTTTCCTGTATTTCTTCCTTTTCTTTGTTTGTAGAATTGTTATAAAACTGGAATGTGCACTCTAAATATTCATTCTGCATTTCTTCAAGTGTGCCTTTTAGCTTATTACCTCCACCATTGCTTACAAAAATTGCTTTAGGAGATTTTTCATCCTCATATAATAAATAACAAATATCTTTTGGTTTCCTCTTATTTTCATAAATTTTATTTACATATTTCATAATATCTTTAAGAGTCTCTTTTGAAAAATCGTCTATTAAATAAATATTAAAGCCCTCTTTATCTATATTTAGGGCAGTTTTAATATTTTCTATTACATCAAAATACTGTGGTAATGAATCCAAGGGTTCTCGCACTTTCATATCTTCAATATCAAATTCATATATAATGTCTTTTGAAGTTAATTCCCTGTTCATATTCACCCTCCTTTCAATCCTTTATTATATTAATATTCTTAAATTACTAATTTAGGAACAAATATTATCATTGAGATATAATAATATTTTATGAATTTATGCATAATTATATTTTTTTGTAATGAGTTGGAACAACAAATATTTAAAATAGACTTTTTTTAATACTTGAGTTAAATTACAACATAAGATATAATAAGTTATTGACTTTTTATATTTTTTATAATTTTTGCTGTAAAGGAGTAATACTGATGGGATTTAAAGAAAAAATGACTAATAGCTATACACAGGCTTATTTGAAGAGATATGGTGACAGACTTACTCAAGCACAAGGGAGAGTTCTATCCGTCAAAGTAGAAGAAAAAAGTTACTTTAAAATATTTTACAAATTACTCGTAACCATCTTAGTAAAGGCAGATGGAAGTAAATCTATTGCTAAGTGCGTATTTAAAAAAAGACGTTGGTTTAAAAAAATCAACTTTATTTCTGTGCTTCAAGGACATTCTGTTATAATTCAAGGAATGAAGGGTAAAAAAGGAAAAGAACACAGAGAGCAGATTCAAATTGTAAATATTAGAAATATGACTACAAAGAAAGATTTGGTACCAACAAAGGGAGATACTCCTACTCCAAAAGTGCAACGAGTAAGGGCTGATAAGCGGTTTAAATAAATAAAAGGGACTGCCTCAAAATGATCATTTTGAGGCAGTCCCTTTTAAAATTTATTGCAGCACTGCACGTGATAACAGCACGCAAGTGATGCGAATATCACTGTAAGTGATAATTAATGGTTGTGTATTAAATATAAGTACAAGCTGTTAATAAAAGAAATAATACCGGAGAAGAATAAAATAATACACCATTGACCAAAATTAAGCGGTATTGTATGAAATATGCTCTGTAGTGCTGGAACATACACTATGCTAAGTAGCATAAGAACGGATATGCCTACAGCCCCAATTAGGTACAGATTTGTTAAGGGATTAATTTCAAATAAAGACAGCTTTTCCGATCTACATTCAAACACATGTATGAGTTGCGATAACACTAGAGTTCCAAGAGCTAACGTTCTACATGCCTCAAGACTCATACCATAATATTTACCACCAATAAAAGACAATATCGTACATACACCAATAAGGCATCCACGGATGATAATCTTTTCTGTAAGTCCTCTTGAAAATACACTTTCATTCTTTTCTCTTGGTTTTTCAAACATAATATCACCGTCAGCAGGGTCAACTCCAAGCGCAATAGCAGGAAGTCCATCCGTAACTAAATTTACAAATAAAATCTGTATTGGAAGCAGTGGATTTTCTAAATAAAATAGCGAAGCCAAAAACATAGTAAGTACTTCGCCTAAATTACAGGACAATAAATACCTAATAAATTTTCTTATATTATTATATATTACACGCCCCTCTTCCACTGCTGCAACAATGGTTGCAAAATTATCATCTAAAAGAATCATTGAAGCTGCCTCTTTAGTTACATCCGTTCCCGAAATCCCCATAGCTATACCAATATCTGCTTCTTTTATAGCTGGAGCATCATTTACACCATCTCCAGTCATGGCAACAATTCCATTATTGTGTTTAAATGCTTTTACAATTCTTAACTTATGTTTTGGGCTAACCCTTGCAAATATCTTATAATTGTTGATATTTTTTTCTAATTCCTTGTCATTTAATAGATCTAGTTCATCTCCAGTTATAACTTCGCCAGGATCGAGGCAAATATCTAACTCTTTCCCAATAGCATAGGCAGTGTTTTTGTGATCTCCTGTTATCATTACAGGTTTTATACCAGCAACCTTGCATTTTAAAACCGCCTCTTTTACTTCTGGCCTTGGAGGATCAATTATTCCTGCAACACCTATGAAAATTAAGTTAGACTCTAAATTTTCATTTTTAATAATACCAGACACCTTATAGGCAGAAGCTATACACCTTAACGCCTTATAAGACATAGAATCTACAGCCCGGAGTAGTGCATTTTTATAATTAGGCAGCATAGGCTGCACGTTTCCATCTACCAATATATAATTACATTTTTCTATAACTCTTTCTGGAGCACCCTTTACATAGCAAACTTCTCTATCGTCTTCGCGAACAACCACAGACATAATTTTTCTTGTTGAATTAAAAGGTATTTCATATACACGTCTGGATTTACTCAAAAATTCTTGTAGCTCTTTAGAGTTTCCAAAAAATCCTTTGATTAATGCAGTTTCAGTAGGATCACCAAAGAGGGATTTCTCTAAATTCTTTCCATTGAAATCGTAATTACAATCATTACAGTATGTATACGCACTTTTCATAACTAAATTTAATGGAATTTTATCTTTATCAACATGATAAACCCGTCCGTCAAAATACAATGCTTTTACTGTCATATTATTTTCAGTTAAAGTTCCTGTTTTATCTGTGCATATTACAGAAGTACAACCTAGTGTTTCCACCGCTGGTAATTTCCTAACTAGTGCCTTCCTTTTAAGCATTCTAGATACTCCAAGAGCTAAAGCTACCGTTACTATAGCAGTGAGCCCCTCTGGTATAGCAGCTACTGCTAGACTTACTCCAAGTAAAAACATTGCGTACTTATCTTGTCCACGCCAGATACCCATAAGCGTTACAACCGCGCAAATTATTATACAAAGTGCAACTAATATTTTCCCAAGATGATCCAGCCTTTCTTTTAATGGAGATTTCTCACTTTCAATATTATGAAGCATATTTGCTATTTTTCCCATTTCCGTGTTCATTCCTGTAGCTACAACCTTTGCTTTAGCTTTTCCTGTAAGCAGTATTGTACCCATATAAATGTTACTATCACTAGAACTTGCACTTTTGTGTACTCCAGCTGACTCTCCAGTAAGCAGTGATTCATCTATCATTGCATTATTGTCCTCAGTTAAAATACAATCCGCGGGAATTCTATCTCCACTTTCTAAGATTACCAAATCACCTGGCACTAAATATATGGCATTTATTACGAGTATTCCTCCATTTCTAAGTACTTTAGCCGTTGGTGCTGCTAGCTGACTTAGCGCCTCCAGAGACCGTTCAGTTTTATACTCTTGAATAAACCCTAGTATTCCATTCATTATAACTATAATAAATATAGTTATTGCATCTGCTTTTTCTCCCATGAATCCTGAAATAACTGTTGCAGCAATTAATATCCAAGTAATAAAATCATTAAATTGCGAAAAAAATATTGAAACAGGAGATATCTTTTTTTTATTTTCTAATTTGTTATATCCATATTTCTTTAATCTAGTTTCAGCCTCTTGTGAGGTAAGCCCCCTTGATGTGGTTACGCTATCATAAACAGAGCCTCTTGGCCTGTTTTTATCCTTTGCATTATCCTTTGACAATTGTTCGTTAATCACTACATGTCCCCCTTATACTTGTCTGACCTAGATAGGATTCCATAATTCTTTAAGCTTACTAATTCACTATATTTTCATTCTCTACTAATATATGTGTTTGTTTACTTACATATGAAAAGAATGTAGTGTAATATTTTAGCTATTATTGATTTTTTCTTTACAATATGTAACTTTAAATATAAAATAGTACTAACAATGATTATTAATGAAAGAATCATAATGGAAAAATAAAGATGATAACAATTTATAATTGTTATCTACCCCAGACGAGAACAAGGATGGGTAACAATTTATAATTGTTACCTACTCCAGCGAAATACAAGGAGGTACATACGTGAAAAACATTATTTATGTTACTGGACATAAAAATCCAGATACTGATTCTATTTGCTCTGCTATTGCCTATGCAGAGTTTAAAAATAAAACCGGAAAAATTCCTGCAGTTCCTATAAGACTAGGCGCAACAAATTTGGAAACGCAATTTATTCTTAATTACTTTAACGTAGCGGAACCTGAGCTTATAACTACTGTTAAAACACAGATTTCTGATTTAGATATAGACATTGTAGCTCCTATTTCACCAGATATTTCTCTAAAAATGGCCTGGTCCA
This DNA window, taken from Clostridium estertheticum, encodes the following:
- the rsmH gene encoding 16S rRNA (cytosine(1402)-N(4))-methyltransferase RsmH, encoding MEFKHLPVLLNECLDALDIKEDGIYVDCTLGGAGHSLEILKRLSSKGRLIGIDQDEDALRAAKENLKEYNNVTYVHNNFYNIDEILEKLEIEKVDGILMDLGVSSFQLDSAERGFSYMKDARLDMRMDRSQSLSAYDVVNNYSEQEIGEVLRNYGEEKFSKRIANFIIDRRAEKSIDTTLELVNVVDAAIPAKYKREGGHPAKRTFQGIRIEVNGELKILDNAIENGVHRLNRGGRMAVITFQSLEDRIVKNKFKELNDPCKCPKELPMCVCGKTSIVKLISRKPIVATEEELEINKRSRSAKLRVAEKI
- the mraZ gene encoding division/cell wall cluster transcriptional repressor MraZ → MFIGEYQHAIDSKNRIIIPTKFREGLGNEFILTKGLDGCLYIYTLPEWTIMEEKLKKLPLTSKDARAFVRFFFSGANEITIDKQGRALIPQNLCEYASIQKEIVSIGVSTRIEIWAKNKWDEYNDSDMNFDEIAEKMMELGI
- the ychF gene encoding redox-regulated ATPase YchF; this translates as MKLGIVGLPNVGKSTLFNAITKAGAESANYPFCTIEPNVGVVSVRDKRLDVLQALYNSKKVIHTAIEFYDIAGLVKGASKGEGLGNKFLSHIREVESIVHVVRCFSDDNIIHVDGNVDPLRDIDTINLELIFSDLDVLERRMEKSLKLVRSGDKTAKIEFELMERIKNHLEANSPVRTLEFNEEESVFVNTLFLITSKPVLYAANISEEDLVSGNSENAMVKSVKEFAANENSEVIIVCARLEEELSTLEEDEKMELLSEYGLDESGLDKLIHASYKLLGLMSYLTAGPQEIRAWTIINGTKAPAAAGKIHSDIERGFIRAEIVSFDKLVECGSEAAAKEKGLYRLEGKEYIMQDGDVVNFRFNV
- a CDS encoding AAA family ATPase, which encodes MNRELTSKDIIYEFDIEDMKVREPLDSLPQYFDVIENIKTALNIDKEGFNIYLIDDFSKETLKDIMKYVNKIYENKRKPKDICYLLYEDEKSPKAIFVSNGGGNKLKGTLEEMQNEYLECTFQFYNNSTNKEKEEIQENIQKKRNELIAKLIDSAKDKGFDIKSANNGFTFIPLSSGKEMTESEYDILDSEKKEGILDTVRLLKDKAKEILEELKNIEERDIDKLKQIMEVYYKDEMNDLKEECKIRFSEDKVVQDYFHMVCNNIEKKLIDNYSLSFDEDEEKINEIIFKYAINVIVDNSKNVGPPVIFEQDPSLSNLLGNIEYENHNGAYTTNIELIKSGSMLKANEGCLVIRTNTLLSNPSAYYHLKKSLLAEKVDVSYNRSYYDLVSLSTIKPEPIAIKEKVILIGDYETYDLLYNYDEDFRKIFTIKAECSPLQNIDNDLKNSLIFEINNICSENDFKRLTSGAVREVAKVLSRKAQSRKKIYYDKYEISKLLTLSNNKVCEENKQEISAEDIIRIAYKKDIMEKEILNNYTEKKMLIDVENSRIGQVNGLSVIDTGYLSFGKPIKITCCCYRGEGNIVDVQKDSNLSGNIHSKSINILKGYISAINGGFNKLPVDFHLSFEQIYGKIDGDSASVAEIICMLSALSKIPVKQNIAVTGSVNQFGDVQPIGGVNDKIEGFFGVCKAIDTIVGKGVVIPLSNADDLVLNAEVEREIKNGNFHIYTMTSIEDAMEVLMGTSEVNSQEVMNAITKELKKYSSKK
- a CDS encoding cation-translocating P-type ATPase, with the translated sequence MINEQLSKDNAKDKNRPRGSVYDSVTTSRGLTSQEAETRLKKYGYNKLENKKKISPVSIFFSQFNDFITWILIAATVISGFMGEKADAITIFIIVIMNGILGFIQEYKTERSLEALSQLAAPTAKVLRNGGILVINAIYLVPGDLVILESGDRIPADCILTEDNNAMIDESLLTGESAGVHKSASSSDSNIYMGTILLTGKAKAKVVATGMNTEMGKIANMLHNIESEKSPLKERLDHLGKILVALCIIICAVVTLMGIWRGQDKYAMFLLGVSLAVAAIPEGLTAIVTVALALGVSRMLKRKALVRKLPAVETLGCTSVICTDKTGTLTENNMTVKALYFDGRVYHVDKDKIPLNLVMKSAYTYCNDCNYDFNGKNLEKSLFGDPTETALIKGFFGNSKELQEFLSKSRRVYEIPFNSTRKIMSVVVREDDREVCYVKGAPERVIEKCNYILVDGNVQPMLPNYKNALLRAVDSMSYKALRCIASAYKVSGIIKNENLESNLIFIGVAGIIDPPRPEVKEAVLKCKVAGIKPVMITGDHKNTAYAIGKELDICLDPGEVITGDELDLLNDKELEKNINNYKIFARVSPKHKLRIVKAFKHNNGIVAMTGDGVNDAPAIKEADIGIAMGISGTDVTKEAASMILLDDNFATIVAAVEEGRVIYNNIRKFIRYLLSCNLGEVLTMFLASLFYLENPLLPIQILFVNLVTDGLPAIALGVDPADGDIMFEKPREKNESVFSRGLTEKIIIRGCLIGVCTILSFIGGKYYGMSLEACRTLALGTLVLSQLIHVFECRSEKLSLFEINPLTNLYLIGAVGISVLMLLSIVYVPALQSIFHTIPLNFGQWCIILFFSGIISFINSLYLYLIHNH